In the genome of Amaranthus tricolor cultivar Red isolate AtriRed21 chromosome 15, ASM2621246v1, whole genome shotgun sequence, one region contains:
- the LOC130801728 gene encoding TORTIFOLIA1-like protein 2, with amino-acid sequence MKRRTEQKMKGTRKVVNPQQIVYELKRRVVFAINKIADRDTYQIGVQELEKIAECLSPDEIVPFLSCILDSDSEQKSAVRKECVRMMGVLVKMQGDLVGPHLAKMVTSISKRLKDQDTVVRVACVETMGVFASEFGNNSVDSDDIFVLLVRPFFEALGDQNKQIQAGAAMCLARVIDNMNDPPISILQKMLARTMKLLKNPHYKAKPSMIELNKSLIQAGGALSHSALSTAICSIQEALKDNDWTTRKAASLALGEIASSGGPFLAPFMASCIQALESCRFDKVKPVRETILQALHCWRSIERKNVPEPSDMVSAIKDSLSGDDYGDIVSAGSSVWKDIAHKESKTNVVRNGATVSTRNRSPNFAERSGKSNDCEWHIDVAVAKKCPAIPRYLHNDESESSSACKIQETITADVISIQNRGNDYDTSDDKQEYSSASNYVSDNYANKIMSAFHYNSGRGDIMKSTRTDKMFAVGNNDNETGKKSYKSKLEDRRSLDSTITEVEECHSVHCSQTENEISSIQKQLLEIEKKQSRLMDLFQGFSMSTMETLSVIQSKVSNLEQAVDKLAHDVVHIGKCNDHTSIRYTENCRSAASPGISNTSTPRPSIDMQDRNSSARSSRNKDASEGKEVVIRNKSNSISPYLDSRRRPLSMVNRNFIGNGPKKSTGHDAQNMNYCQRRQTDWVDSSTSQGHTQQKGKVNENGIWKHVKDLLCDSDLDSAYREALYSGDQLLLIKLIDGTGPVLDSLSNETISNLFTALASCVLEHRIVESIIPWLQQIVDMSAIHGANYIPLSLKVRREILSAVQEALDVQVTHPTKRRMVAQLAMKLQQIWG; translated from the exons ATGAAGAGAAGAACTGAACAGAAAATGAAAGGTACGAGAAAGGTGGTTAATCCACAGCAAATTGTGTATGAACTCAAGCGTCGAGTAGTTTTTGCTATAAATAAGATTGCAGACCGTGATACTTACCAAATTGGAGTTCAGGAGCTTGAAAAAATAGCTGAATGTTTAAGCCCTGATGAAATTGTCCCATTTTTGTCTTGCATATTGGATTCTGATTCGGAGCAGAAAAGTGCAGTTCGCAAGGAGTGTGTGAGGATGATGGGTGTATTAGTGAAAATGCAAGGGGATCTTGTAGGGCCGCACTTGGCAAAGATGGTTACTTCAATATCAAAACGACTCAAAGATCAAGACACTGTTGTCAGGGTTGCTTGTGTGGAGACAATGGGTGTTTTTGCATCAGAATTTGGAAACAATTCAGTAGACAGTGATGATATATTTGTCTTGTTAGTGAGACCCTTTTTTGAGGCCTTAGGTGATCAGAATAAGCAGATTCAGGCAGGTGCTGCAATGTGCCTTGCAAGAGTGATTGACAACATGAATGATCCTCCTATTTCAATCTTGCAAAAGATGTTGGCTCGCACCATGAAGTTGCTCAAGAATCCACATTACAAGGCTAAACCTTCAATGATTGAATTGAACAAAAGTCTCATTCAG GCGGGAGGTGCTCTGTCACATAGTGCTTTATCTACTGCCATTTGTAGCATCCAAGAAGCTCTTAAAGATAATGACTGGACAACTCGTAAAGCTGCGTCATTAGCATTGGGAGAGATAGCTTCAAGTGGGGGCCCCTTCTTGGCACCTTTTATGGCTTCCTGCATTCAAGCACTTGAGTCATGCCGCTTTGATAAG GTGAAACCTGTCCGAGAAACAATATTGCAGGCTCTTCATTGCTGGAGAAGTATTGAAAGGAAGAATGTGCCTGAACCTTCAGATATGGTGTCTGCTATTAAAG ATAGTTTAAGTGGAGATGACTATGGGGATATAGTTTCTGCTGGTAGCTCTGTGTGGAAAGATATTGCCCATAAAGAATCGAAGACCAATGTTGTCAGGAACGGAGCTACAGTATCAACAAGAAACAGAAGTCCTAATTTTGCCGAGAGATCAGGCAAGTCTAATGATTGTGAGTGGCATATAGATGTTGCTGTTGCAAAAAAGTGCCCTGCTATTCCACGATATCTTCACAATGATGAATCTGAGAGTAGCTCAGCTTGCAAGATACAAGAAACAATAACGGCTGATGTCATAAGTATTCAAAATAGGGGAAATGATTATGATACAAGTGACGATAAGCAAGAGTATTCATCCGCTTCTAACTATGTCTCAGATAATTATGCTAACAAGATTATGTCAGCTTTTCATTACAATTCTGGTAGAGGTGATATCATGAAGTCAACAAGAACAGATAAAATGTTTGCAGTGGGAAACAATGATAATGAAACTGGAAAAAAGTCATACAAGTCAAAGTTAGAAGATCGTAGAAGTCTTGATTCTACTATAACTGAAGTTGAAGAGTGCCATTCTGTGCATTGTTCCCAGACAGAAAATGAGATTAGTTCAATCCAAAAACAGCTTTTGGAAATAGAAAAGAAGCAGTCAAGATTGATGGATCTCTTTCAG GGATTCTCAATGAGCACCATGGAAACGTTGTCTGTAATTCAGTCGAAGGTTTCCAATCTTGAGCAAGCTGTTGACAAATTAGCACACGACGTTGTTCATATAGGAAAATGTAATGATCATACAAGTATTAGATACACTGAAAATTGCCGGAGTGCTGCTTCTCCTGGAATTTCCAACACTTCTACTCCTAGGCCATCAATAGACATGCAGGACAGAAATTCTTCTGCACGGTCTTCAAGGAACAAGGATGCTTCGGAGGGAAAAGAAGTAGTGATCAGAAATAAGAGCAATTCTATTAGCCCATATCTGGACTCTCGGAGACGACCATTGTCAATGGTAAACAGGAATTTTATAGGAAATGGACCTAAAAAAAGTACAGGGCATGATGCGCAGAACATGAACTACTGTCAACGTAGACAAACTGATTGGGTCGATTCTTCAACTTCCCAAGGTCATACTCAGCAGAAAGGAAAAGTGAATGAAAATGGCATTTGGAAACATGTCAAGGATCTTTTGTGCGATAGTGACCTTGATTCTGCCTATAGAGAAGCCCTATATTCAGGCGATCAGCTACTTCTTATTAAGCTCATTGACGGAACTGGACCCGTGCTAGATAGTTTATCGAATGAAACTATCAGCAATCTATTTACCGCTTTAGCATCTTGTGTGTTGGAACATAGAATTGTCGAATCTATAATTCCTTGGTTGCAACAG ATAGTAGATATGAGTGCAATTCATGGAGCAAATTATATTCCTCTATCTCTTAAGGTAAGGAGAGAAATTCTATCAGCAGTGCAGGAAGCATTGGATGTACAAGTTACTCATCCTACAAAAAGAAGAATGGTCGCCCAACTGGCTATGAAATTGCAACAAATCTGGGGTTAG
- the LOC130801569 gene encoding probable serine/threonine-protein kinase PBL17 isoform X1 produces MSKIDGKMKHDQKKRIGGFNLMGMCFSSPDSQQQSLQEQQYHQLPHHYYRHRQQHLQVSRNPRVDGGNYRAGRMPPVPNHSKTAIHKEPCKGEKLDNKSSNFLFTPKNVKELRQHPEYSNVDIFTFDEMKLATKHFRPDLILGEGGFGVVYRGVIDELVRPGYESTEVAIKQLNPNGFQGDKEWLTEVSYLGQLSHPNLVKLIGYCCEDEHRLLVYEYMASGCLEKHLFRRMSATLTWLRRIKVALDAAKGLAFLHGLERQIIYRDFKTSNILLDSNFNAKLSDFGLAKEGPMGDQTHVSTRVMGTYGYAAPEYVMTGHLTARSDVYGFGVVLLEMLIGRRAFDKSRPSREHNLVEWCRPLLNNNKKLLRILDLRIDGQYSVKTMMKVANLGHLCLSQNPKGRPSMSHVVEVLEAAYEAEQKREMSLLAQNGSGVTLYEAPKANPNTSLSVEKTIETEDERVVVPHRRREGRGRSEHDIFGKHSPEIGFRNRSYRDQTTK; encoded by the exons ATGTCAAAAATTGATGGGAAAATGAAACATGATCAGAAGAAAAGAATTGGTGGGTTTAATTTAATGGGGATGTGTTTTAGTTCTCCAGATTCTCAACAACAATCTTTACAAGAACAACAATATCATCAATTGCCCCACCATTATTATCGTCATCGCCAACAACATCTTCAAGTTTCTCGTAATCCTAGAG TTGACGGTGGTAATTATCGAGCAGGTCGAATGCCCCCTGTACCAAATCATAGTAAAACTGCTATACATAAAGAGCCATGTAAAGGAGAGAAGCTGGATAATAAGAGCTCAAACTTTTTGTTTACCCCCAAAAATGTGAAAGAACTCCGTCAACATCCTGAATATAGTAATGTTGACATCTTCACGTTTGACGAGATGAAATTGGCGACAAAACACTTCAGACCAGATCTTATCCTTGGGGAAGGTGGTTTTGGAGTTGTTTATAGAGGAGTTATAGATGAGCTTGTGAGGCCAGGATACGAATCGACAGAGGTTGCCATTAAGCAGCTGAATCCAAATGGTTTTCAAGGGGACAAAGAATGGCTG ACTGAAGTTAGCTACCTAGGACAACTTAGCCACCCGAACCTTGTAAAGCTGATTGGGTACTGTTGTGAAGATGAGCATAGGCTACTGGTTTACGAATATATGGCATCCGGATGCCTGGAGAAACATCTGTTTCGCA GAATGTCTGCTACTCTCACGTGGTTGAGACGAATAAAAGTTGCTCTAGATGCTGCGAAAGGTCTTGCTTTTCTTCATGGCTTGGAACGACAAATCATATATCGTGATTTTAAGACTTCAAATATCTTGCTCGATTCG AATTTTAACGCAAAACTTTCCGATTTTGGACTTGCAAAGGAAGGACCTATGGGAGACCAAACTCATGTGTCCACGCGTGTTATGGGCACTTATGGGTATGCAGCTCCAGAATATGTGATGACTG gGCATTTAACGGCTAGAAGTGATGTATATGGTTTTGGAGTGGTTTTGCTCGAGATGCTAATAGGAAGAAGAGCATTTGACAAGAGTAGACCAAGCAGAGAACATAATCTAGTCGAATGGTGCCGCCCGCTTTTGAACAATAACAAGAAACTTCTTCGAATCTTGGATTTAAGAATTGATGGACAATACTCGGTCAAGACTATGATGAAAGTGGCAAACCTCGGACACCTATGTCTAAGCCAAAACCCGAAAGGAAGGCCGTCAATGAGTCATGTAGTTGAAGTTCTAGAAGCTGCTTATGAAGCGGAGCAAAAACGGGAAATGTCATTGTTAGCTCAAAACGGAAGTGGAGTTACCCTCTATGAAGCTCCTAAGGCGAACCCCAACACCAGCCTCTCGGTAGAGAAGACAATTGAGACCGAAGATGAAAGAGTTGTTGTCCCACATCGAAGGAGAGAAGGAAGAGGCAGAAGTGAGCATGATATTTTTGGCAAACATTCACCTGAAATCGGGTTTCGTAATAGATCATATAGAGATCAGACTACAAAATGA
- the LOC130801388 gene encoding 26S proteasome regulatory subunit RPN13, producing MASSEQAPQSAQEVMLEFRAGKMSFEGKRVTPDTRKGLVRIARGEEGLVHFQWLDRVQNVIEDDQIVFPDEAIFEKVEQASGRVYILKFNTDDRKFFFWMQEPKAQDDQQLCRSVNYHLNQPLEFVAEEDSGATLSVQAEDNLEDDISSRAGNLIGSSMGAEVASDVTSAPGPVKLADLQRILSNLHSAGPASNLEDPDGGFGLGDLLKPDLVLPLLEALPIEERLAPYLPEGQQSLHDLIDVLQCPPFRQQVDAFTYVLKTGQIDLAQFGIDPTKYKFTVLSFLEALEDSVAKNIEPDALGQGANDPMDESR from the exons ATGGCATCTTCAGAGCAGGCTCCTCAATCTGCCCag GAAGTCATGCTGGAGTTCCGTGCTGGTAAAATGTCTTTTGAGGGGAAACGAGTCACCCCAGACACCCGTAAAGGCCTAGTAAGGATAGCACGG GGCGAGGAGGGCTTGGTCCATTTTCAGTGGCTTGATCGAGTACAAAATGTGATTGAAGAT GACCAAATTGTTTTTCCAGATGAGGCAATTTTTGAGAAG GTTGAGCAAGCATCTGGGAGGGTCTACatattaaagttcaatacagaTGATAGAAAGTTTTTTTTCTGGATGCAA GAGCCAAAAGCACAGGATGATCAACAGTTATGTCGCTCAGTAAACTATCACCTAAATCAGCCGTTAG AATTTGTTGCCGAAGAGGATTCTGGAGCAACTCTCTCTGTTCAGGCCGAGGATAATCTTGAAGACGATATTTCATCTAG AGCTGGTAATTTGATTGGGTCTAGCATGGGAGCTGAAGTTGCTAGTGATGTGACCTCTGCACCCGGACCAGTAAAATTGGCAGATTTGCAAAGGATATTAAGTAATCTTCACTCTGCAG GTCCTGCAAGTAACTTGGAAGATCCTGATGGAG GTTTTGGTTTAGGGGATCTTTTGAAGCCTGACTTGGTACTACCTTTACTTGAAGCTTTGCCGATCGAGGAACGCCTGGCTCCATATTTGCCCGAG GGTCAACAATCACTTCATGACTTGATAGACGTACTACAATGCCCTCCTTTCCGTCAACAAGTAGACGCTTTCACTTAT GTTCTGAAAACCGGCCAAATAGATTTGGCGCAGTTCGGTATTGACCCTACGAAAT ATAAGTTTACGGTTCTTTCTTTCTTGGAAGCACTCGAAGACTCCGTTGCCAAAAACATAGAACCCGATGCATTGGGGCAAGGAGCTAATGATCCCATGGATGAAAGCCGATAA
- the LOC130801569 gene encoding probable serine/threonine-protein kinase PBL17 isoform X2, with amino-acid sequence MSKIDGKMKHDQKKRIGGFNLMGMCFSSPDSQQQSLQEQQYHQLPHHYYRHRQQHLQVSRNPRGRMPPVPNHSKTAIHKEPCKGEKLDNKSSNFLFTPKNVKELRQHPEYSNVDIFTFDEMKLATKHFRPDLILGEGGFGVVYRGVIDELVRPGYESTEVAIKQLNPNGFQGDKEWLTEVSYLGQLSHPNLVKLIGYCCEDEHRLLVYEYMASGCLEKHLFRRMSATLTWLRRIKVALDAAKGLAFLHGLERQIIYRDFKTSNILLDSNFNAKLSDFGLAKEGPMGDQTHVSTRVMGTYGYAAPEYVMTGHLTARSDVYGFGVVLLEMLIGRRAFDKSRPSREHNLVEWCRPLLNNNKKLLRILDLRIDGQYSVKTMMKVANLGHLCLSQNPKGRPSMSHVVEVLEAAYEAEQKREMSLLAQNGSGVTLYEAPKANPNTSLSVEKTIETEDERVVVPHRRREGRGRSEHDIFGKHSPEIGFRNRSYRDQTTK; translated from the exons ATGTCAAAAATTGATGGGAAAATGAAACATGATCAGAAGAAAAGAATTGGTGGGTTTAATTTAATGGGGATGTGTTTTAGTTCTCCAGATTCTCAACAACAATCTTTACAAGAACAACAATATCATCAATTGCCCCACCATTATTATCGTCATCGCCAACAACATCTTCAAGTTTCTCGTAATCCTAGAG GTCGAATGCCCCCTGTACCAAATCATAGTAAAACTGCTATACATAAAGAGCCATGTAAAGGAGAGAAGCTGGATAATAAGAGCTCAAACTTTTTGTTTACCCCCAAAAATGTGAAAGAACTCCGTCAACATCCTGAATATAGTAATGTTGACATCTTCACGTTTGACGAGATGAAATTGGCGACAAAACACTTCAGACCAGATCTTATCCTTGGGGAAGGTGGTTTTGGAGTTGTTTATAGAGGAGTTATAGATGAGCTTGTGAGGCCAGGATACGAATCGACAGAGGTTGCCATTAAGCAGCTGAATCCAAATGGTTTTCAAGGGGACAAAGAATGGCTG ACTGAAGTTAGCTACCTAGGACAACTTAGCCACCCGAACCTTGTAAAGCTGATTGGGTACTGTTGTGAAGATGAGCATAGGCTACTGGTTTACGAATATATGGCATCCGGATGCCTGGAGAAACATCTGTTTCGCA GAATGTCTGCTACTCTCACGTGGTTGAGACGAATAAAAGTTGCTCTAGATGCTGCGAAAGGTCTTGCTTTTCTTCATGGCTTGGAACGACAAATCATATATCGTGATTTTAAGACTTCAAATATCTTGCTCGATTCG AATTTTAACGCAAAACTTTCCGATTTTGGACTTGCAAAGGAAGGACCTATGGGAGACCAAACTCATGTGTCCACGCGTGTTATGGGCACTTATGGGTATGCAGCTCCAGAATATGTGATGACTG gGCATTTAACGGCTAGAAGTGATGTATATGGTTTTGGAGTGGTTTTGCTCGAGATGCTAATAGGAAGAAGAGCATTTGACAAGAGTAGACCAAGCAGAGAACATAATCTAGTCGAATGGTGCCGCCCGCTTTTGAACAATAACAAGAAACTTCTTCGAATCTTGGATTTAAGAATTGATGGACAATACTCGGTCAAGACTATGATGAAAGTGGCAAACCTCGGACACCTATGTCTAAGCCAAAACCCGAAAGGAAGGCCGTCAATGAGTCATGTAGTTGAAGTTCTAGAAGCTGCTTATGAAGCGGAGCAAAAACGGGAAATGTCATTGTTAGCTCAAAACGGAAGTGGAGTTACCCTCTATGAAGCTCCTAAGGCGAACCCCAACACCAGCCTCTCGGTAGAGAAGACAATTGAGACCGAAGATGAAAGAGTTGTTGTCCCACATCGAAGGAGAGAAGGAAGAGGCAGAAGTGAGCATGATATTTTTGGCAAACATTCACCTGAAATCGGGTTTCGTAATAGATCATATAGAGATCAGACTACAAAATGA